The sequence below is a genomic window from Schistocerca nitens isolate TAMUIC-IGC-003100 chromosome 4, iqSchNite1.1, whole genome shotgun sequence.
cctcgctcaaagtccgtcaactgcacatacggttcacgtccacgctgtcgcggcatgctaccagtgttaaagactgcgatggagctccgtatgccacggcaaactggctgacactgacggcggcggtgcacaaatgctgcgcagctagcgccattcgacggccaacaccgcggttcctggtgtgtccgctgtgccgtgcgtgtgatcattgcttgtacagccctctcgcagtgtccggagcaagtatggtgggtctgacacaccggtgtcaatgtgttcttttttccatttccgggagtgtattttcaTGTGATGTAATTACATTTTAACAATTTCTGATATTTTTGCTCTTTTGTATAGTGAAATCttgattcttgccaaatttcacgattctgtgTCAACGGGTAGTACcaaacaggttttgatgagtgagtttgtgagtatcaaaatacgtgacataagggTTCGAATTCTTTGATTGAATTGACctaaaagcttaaatttttttcacCGCCAAGTGACCGCGTACCCTAGTAAGTAACATATATTTTAATTTGATACGCTAGCCTGTTCACGAGAAAAAGGGGTCTTGACAACCGgccagacaaacagacagacggataaaaaatgACTAAAACATTTGTTCTTgttgtataattacaaattaacagtattctcatttttttattttttcggcgaaaccttccttcttgccaaatttcacaactctagatcaacgggaagtaccctacgaGTTTTGACGAATGagatttcgagtatcaaaatacgtgacataaatggtcgtattttTTGATGCATTGCCTTAGAAGCTTAATATTTTCACTCTGTCAAGGAATCACAGAGAttaatatgtgacatgaatttgtACTTGACACGTCAGCACCTTCCTGAGAAATATGATTCCAACTAGTCGGGCAGACGGACAGACGTAGACGGACAACAAAGAGATCCTATAAAGGTTCCGTTTTGACAGATTGAGGCACGAAAGcctaaaaagaaaacagaaacgcTCAAGTGAATAATTAAAGAGATCAAACGGAGGAGaaggtccatatatatatatatatatatatatatatatatatatatatatatatatatatatatatatattgtgtgtttcAACCGGGGGCTAACAAAAAAATATCTGGCGTCATATTCTTGTTCTTCGACCTCAATACGGTTGGAATTGACTATTTTGGAAGAGATAGGGACAGCTTTAATTTTTTCGTAGACCAGTGTTATCATACTAACTATATTGAAGAAGTCAAGATTCACATACAATGTATGATCAGTAGACATGTGTATTGTAAACAGGCTTCCGTTCGAGTGGCATCCAGTTATGTGTTTTCTTACGGTAAATATTAATATGGCGACGTAGACATCAACAATAATACACCAACCGAAACTATTTAATTGATGAACAAGCAATAGCGGAGTTTCCTGTTACTTTAAGCACCATTTTAATCTTAGCTTGAGTAAACACAAATGGTTTGTAGTAGTTTAACGATAGTTAATTATTAAAGCAGTTTGCAACAACTTCTTACATTATCTTGCCTAGTTCCAAATTCCTGAAGTTCTATATGGAACTCTGAATGAATTAATGAAAACAATGTATCTACAAGAGAATTCAAGGCATTATCTTTGCTTTCACCACCGGAGACCTGAATCTGGATGTCCTGGCCGGATTTCGAACTCCGTTCCTCCGCATTAAGAGCGTCGTTTCATTACGGTCGGTAACACCCGAAGGACGTTTATTGTAACTTCCTATTCTATGAAAGTAACAGTTAATTCTCTTACaaagtgagccggccgctggtggccgagcggttctggcgctacagtctggaaccgcgcgaccgctacggtcgcaggttcgaatcctgcctcgggcatggatgtttgtgttgtccttaggttagttaggtttaagtaggacttatgacctcagcagttgagtcccatagtgctcagaaccatttgaaccattttttcttacaaAGTGACGGAACGAAGCATTAATGAGAAAGACATTCTCGGAAAACTACTTTCGAAAATTTCTGTTTTGGTCTTACGATGATAAACACGCCTTAATTATACACAGGTACTATCAGAATTTTCCATTTAGCTGCGCACCAATCAAACGCGCTTTATTTGTGCCAATGGAATACTGTTGTGATTCTGCGTCGTACCGTAAGGCTGGAGGTAATATTGCATGAACGAAGGTCAACTTACTGTCGCGTACGTCACGCAAAGTGGTGTTACACTGTTCCCAAACGAGCGAGCATTGTATATAAGGCTCGCTTAACGATTCTCCAGTAGTGTGAAAGAACGAAATAGCCTCGCAGCAACATGAGGACTCTTCTGGTAAGTGTCCTAGCGGCGCGTTTGCCCTAGAAGCATTGCATGAACGAAGGTCAACTTACTGTCGCGTACGTCACGCAAAGTGGTGTTACACTGTTCCCAAACGAGCGAGCATTGTATATAAGGCTCGCTTAACGATTCTCCAGTAGTGTGAAAGAACGAAACAGCCTCGCAGCAACATGAGGACTCTTCTGGTAAGTGTCCTAGCGGCGCGTTTGCCCTAGAATGTTTGAGCGTGTTTTAAGAAAATACCTAAATATCATGAGACAGAATTTACAGTAATTTCGATTAACACATAAAAGGGAAAATACTTATTGTGGAAAGAAGTTTCTCATAGCCTAGGACCATTCTAGAAATCACTGCCATTTTCGAAATGTCAAACGTGTTCTGAATTTATAATTACGTATAAAACCCGCAGACATTATACACTATTACCAATTTTTAAGACTTTCAGTCCTGTTTCATTAACGTGCAAATTCAGGGAAAGACGACTGTCATCATGCCCCATTAGATGCCTTAATCTTATTCTAATGATGTTATGTTTGTAGAACAGCCACAAACTGCAATCAATACTTTTTCTAGTGAACGGTTTCTCTCAGTTTAACAAGAGCACCATGAGAAACCGTGGAATTTACAGTTGAAATTAGTTGGCCGATTACAATGCCACTACGCAAGATAGTAGGAGTATAAGACGAACCGCCCATAGTAATAAAGATTCTGCTTGCAGCACCTACAGCGAAATGCTGTTTGTGTTGTAAGACGTGCAACAATAACGGAATTTGATACATCGGAATATCGTTCTGAAACGTAAGCTAGATATAGTGAAAATCTTTGATGGATTTCTTTTTTTAGGTTTGTTTGCTTTATTATTTTCTAATTATTCATTGGAGGCAATAATTCTGTGTCCATCGTTggaatatttacattttaaaaatctTCTACAGATGGGCAAAATTCAACTGGCCTAGAAAATATTTAGGACTGATCCATGTCAATGAACAGGAGAACTGCATGTCGCGAAAACCGCTGGAAACTGATATCAACGCGGGGATCAATTGCTGTCACATGTTTATACATGCCCGTTTCACGTCCTGTCCTCCGATGTACCATTACGTTTGAGTGAGTGAGAGGAGAAAATGTGTTTAGTGACTATGTGAATGAAGCACAAAATGACGATCACGAGAAAACAACGCGTGTTCATTGTCGAGTGTTATGTGATACACAATTCGTGAACAACGCATGTGGAACTGTTTGCGTTATAATTTAAGGCTGGGAGTGTTGTGACAAAACCTTCATAAATGTATGCTTTGCAAAAATTAGTGGCAAAATGACGCGGAAGTGGCGTTGTTGCGAATAGAACCGTAATTATTCGAAAAGCGTTCGAACACCAGAAAATATTGCTCGAGTCAAGAAAAGCCGGGGACAAAGTCCGACGAAGTCTCATTACCGTTTAGCTGTGCACATGGAAATCAAAGAGACTGCCGTTTCGAAAAACTATCAAAAAAGACCTGCAAATTTACTGTCCTACGTGAGTTTAAGCGCCCACAAGAATCTTCACGTGCTGTGCTCTGCTCGTGTTTTCTGGATGAAGTAGAATCAAGAATTCAGGGTCTTAGTTTTTCTTCACGCGACGTCTGGTTCAGTCTGTCAGGGCAGGTGACTCCACAGAAAATGCCCCATTAGCCATCAGGAAATACTCATCAGTACTCTGAAGAGCCCTCGCATAATCTTGATTTGGTGCGCAATGTCTGGTTTCCACGTCGTAACATTATTCTTTTGCCAAACTGTTCATGCCAAAGTGTATGTTCACAAACTGTTTATCCATATTGGATCAGCTTACAGAAGGTGAACGACTGTGTGGATATTTTCACCAAGAAGCCACGAGACACACAATATTGACAACTTTATCACGGATGCTTCAGGTATACGGGGAGGAGAAAACGATCTCCTGGTCACTTCTACTGCGTGATCTCTCCCTGTGATATTTATCTGTGGGGAAAACTGAAGGGTGTTATACTCACGTAATTCTCATACACTGGAAGGCCTACACCAGAACACCGAAAGCGCTGTAATGCTATCGCTCAGGCAGAATTGCTACGCGTACATGACAGTGGTAAATCGAGCACAGCACTGCAATAATATTAACGCTGGCcatttccagcatcttctgtgatTTTCATTACTAAGGGACGATTCCACGCAAGCAAATATTTTCTGGGCCAATTTTTGTTTTGCTTACCCTGAATTTCCCGGTGCTACATGCAAAGAGGATAAAAAGGTGTTAATCTTATCCAGTCTTCACTGACATAATGGcttgaaaaaaattacataaataaacacATGAGGTGGTGTAACATTTTCTGTTTTGTGAGGGATTGAAATACTGCCAAATGGGGCAACCACTGACAGCTGAATTACTGAAATATATTTTTCTTACTGTCTACTGTAGACTTCTTCACATTGGCAACCGGTTTCCTTCAAGCATTGAACAATCTTAGAACcactaacattaaacaaaaatatacacaTATGATAAAGTAAAAGAGTGTATATGGGGCCAAATCATTTGTGGATACCGTGTATAGCGTCTACGACTACTAAAAGACATTTTATAGAGATACATCTCCATATACACGATGAGATCGGCTCTACAGAGACGCTAAGATGTTTACTTCGGTTGCTGATGAGACCAGAAGAATTAAAACCGGGAGCAGTCTGTTTCCAAAACAAATACTTTATCAGCTACGGACCCGCCAGCAAAATTTTccttcaaaaactgtagaggagatcatgaaaaacgtatgtgaagTTGTTTAGCACTAAAACGATATCTTCAATGAGTGAAAAAAGTGCTACATTAGACTATAACGAAATATTTCATTTATCCAGAGGTCAGTGTCTTTGAACAGCTACGACAAGCAGCGTTGCTCTCCTCGTAGAGCTATTGaactaccaggtgatcaaaaagtcagtataaatttgaaaactgaataaatcacggaataatgtagatagataggtacaaattgacacacacgcttggaatgacatatggttttagtagaaccaaaaaaatacaaaagttaaaaaatttccgacagatggcgcttcatctgatcagaatagcaataattagcataacaaagtaagacaaagaaaagatgatgttctttacaggaaatgctcaatatgtccaccatcattcctcaacaatagctgtagtcgaggaataatgttgtgaacagcactgtaaagaatgttcggagttatggcgaggcattgccatcagatgttgtctttcagcatccttagagatgtcggtcgatcacgatacacttgcgacttgagataaccccaaagccaataatcgcacggactgaggtctgaggacctgggaggccaagcatgacgaaagtggcggctgagcacacgatcatcaccaaacgacgcgcgcaggagatctttcacgcgtctagcaatatggggttgttctaataaaaccccatgtcattccaagcatgtgtgtcaatttttacctctctatctacattattccgtggtttattaatttttcaaatttatactgactttttgatcacccggtatattatgcCGCAATTTTACGAAAGGTTGGTTCAACAGTTGGGATGTGTTTATTTATTATTCTTTCACTTCTGTCTGCTACCTGTTGTTTCATTCCTGAGTAAAACTCCCTCTCACTCAGGACAAAGCCTCATTGGTGATACAATAGTCGTGGACCATAGGACGAAGTCGTGTTCAGGGATGcgacaggaactatcattcgaagcGAAATAGTCTTAGTAAACAcgtgctctaaaattcataccttaagagctacgaggacTGATTCATTTTCGATGTTGTGAAATGAATCTATACTATTGAAGACTCTTTAATTTccctattttgggaggaggtaatatggacaaaaaaaaaggaaaatgtcagTGTGCTCCAAAGTGggaaccttaagagctatgagcatttattTAGTGTAAGATGCgtttttcacagtaacgaagatgaacaagtgttcataactcttgaggtatgcattcgAACCAATGTTTACCggatatttttccttattttagtCTGTACTACACATACTAAAAATACGGAAAGCtaagagcttgcagaagaagatatttgtttcatcgaagatgaagaagagcAGGCAGCTTTTTAGATATACATGCCATGTTCACTAGACTTCTTTTGCTTCGAATTACCACTCCTCTTATAAACCTCAATACGATTTCGTCCTATGGGCCAAACTATTGTAGACTTTTGCTATGGGACACGACTTGTGGATCATCTTGTGTATTCTGGACTTATTGAGTGTATGCATTCATGGAGATGTTTCGTCCTCTACGCAGGTCCTGGCCGCGGTATTTGCAGTCGCTTGTGCACTCCCTCGCCGACCAAATGGTCGTCCGGGGAATGCTGGTATCAACTCCGGGGTTCCTGGAAATGGTGGCTTCGTCTCTGGATTTCCTGTGAATGGAGGACTGAGTCAGGCCTTGCCGGGGTCTGGTTTCGGACAGGGTTACCCAAGCTTCGGAGCTGGATTCCCGAGCAGTGGCTTCGGTCAGCAGTACCCTAGCAGCAACGGCTTCGGTCAGCAATATCCTGGTAACAACGGCTTCGTTCAGCCATTCCCTGGCAACAGTGGCTTTGGTCAGCAGCTGCCTGGCAACGGCGGCTTTGGCGGTCGGTTCCCAGGAAACGGCTTCCAAGACATTGGCTTCAACAGACCTCTCCGTAACTCCGGTGAACGAGACGACTCTAACAGTAGCGAGTCAAGAGAAAGGGATTGAAATGCCTGTATGACACCTTGAATTTTCCTGCGATGCATTAAAGAGCTACAATCTGCAACCTTTGATGTTCACTGATACGATATGTGGTAAATATGATCACCTTCCAACGGAGTTAAATTCCCTATCTACAACGGTCAATCTTATATTTCCTCGTACACAGAGAATGTTTTTAAAACTTGCCTTACTGAAACAAAATTCTATTTTTAAGACAACATTATACAAACGGTACACTATTATCAACAGATACGGCCGTTTACTTGAAGCGATATTTATGGTATTATAATATTAaccacttagagagagagagagagagagagagagagagagagagagagagagaaagagagagagagagagagagagagttgatacAATAGTTGAGGTGCTGAAGTCTAAATGAGCAAGAGCAGACTGAGAATCCCTGTCCTTCATACATAGTTGCTCGTAGTTTCAACAAAATTGCTCAGTAATATAATGATTCGTATTGCTTCCTGTTCAATGACCAGAAAGTGATATGAAGAAGATAGTTGTCTTATGTATCCAATATATCTCTAGCAGCCTGCTGAAAAGTGACAAACGTCACTATATGGCACCAAGCCAGACAAAAATGCGTGAAGGGTATGAGAGAGGATAGTGGGATATGAAGAAGATAGTTGTCTTATGTATCCAATATATCTCTAGCAGCCTGCTGAAAAGTGACAAACGTTGCTATATGGCACCAAGCCAGACAAAAATGCGTGAAGGGTATGAGAGTGGATAATGGGATATTGAAAGAAATCTTAAAAACAGATAAAGGTACCCTGAGCTAGTGTTTTTGAAACTTGCAGCAAAGGACAGACAAGGAAATAATCGGCATATTTGGTGTAAGGAAGAgttatgaattttttttacatgcgaTGACAAGTGCTTTTCAACTGGAACACAGATCGAAGAAGTTACTTCGCAGTTACTTTGTTTCTGTTGCTCACTTCCATTAGTACCTACGTCTCAGGTTGactatttttcgctttgt
It includes:
- the LOC126253331 gene encoding ATP-dependent RNA helicase glh-2-like isoform X2, with the protein product MRTLLVLAAVFAVACALPRRPNGRPGNAGINSGVPGNGGFVSGFPVNGGLSQALPGSGFGQGYPSFGAGFPSSGFGQQYPSSNGFGQQYPGNNGFVQPFPGNSGFGQQLPGNGGFGGRFPGNGFQDIGFNRPLRNSGERDDSNSSESRERD